The Desmonostoc muscorum LEGE 12446 genome includes a region encoding these proteins:
- a CDS encoding glycosyltransferase family 4 protein, translated as MRLNKWINQKFLQSISVRLDVKNDYSAKTQQSIKLSVITQFFPPDYAPTGQLIEELVKQLGQQGVDIEVFTSQPGYAFDSDTAALAVERMGRIRVQRSRTAQLWPGRIRGKAVNGVLYTLRAALYLLRAWQRSNVLLVTTAPPFLPVIGYMAHLLFRLPYVCILYDLYPDIAIALGVVSKHSWPARLWRAINRQVWLNAKGIVVLSPAMKQQVVANCPEVADKISVIHSWANPELIVPIAKQENWFALKHNLVDKFTVLYSGNMGRCHDMATILQAAQQLEDEPIQFVCIGGGAKRDELIQQVDQLGLRNFTFLPYQDKQVLPYSLTACDLSLVSVDASTESLVVPSKLYSALASGRPIAVICSQYSYLRQLVAEADCGGTFDNGDSHALAQFIRLLSRDRQLAERMGKAGRQYLRSHFTPKIISQQYLDVLQQAILPDGVIAMSQSHTK; from the coding sequence ATGAGACTTAATAAATGGATTAATCAAAAGTTTTTGCAATCCATTTCTGTTCGGTTAGATGTTAAGAATGACTATTCTGCGAAAACTCAGCAATCTATCAAATTGTCTGTAATCACTCAGTTTTTTCCACCAGACTATGCTCCTACGGGACAGTTGATTGAGGAACTGGTGAAACAGTTAGGACAGCAAGGAGTCGATATTGAGGTTTTTACGAGTCAGCCAGGATATGCATTTGACTCTGATACTGCTGCTTTAGCAGTTGAACGTATGGGTAGAATTCGAGTTCAGCGATCGCGCACAGCCCAGCTTTGGCCGGGGCGAATTCGTGGCAAAGCGGTCAATGGCGTCTTATACACCTTACGTGCTGCGCTCTATCTACTCAGAGCTTGGCAACGTAGCAATGTCTTGTTGGTAACTACAGCCCCGCCATTTTTGCCAGTGATTGGGTATATGGCTCATCTGTTGTTTCGACTTCCCTATGTTTGCATCCTCTATGACCTTTATCCTGATATTGCGATCGCTTTGGGAGTGGTTTCAAAGCATAGCTGGCCAGCACGGTTATGGCGTGCCATTAACAGACAGGTTTGGCTAAATGCTAAGGGGATTGTGGTTCTTAGCCCAGCCATGAAGCAGCAAGTGGTAGCAAATTGTCCGGAAGTAGCCGATAAAATTTCGGTAATTCACAGTTGGGCGAACCCAGAATTGATTGTGCCAATTGCCAAGCAAGAAAATTGGTTTGCCTTGAAGCATAACTTAGTAGACAAATTTACCGTACTCTACTCTGGGAATATGGGACGCTGCCATGATATGGCAACTATCCTCCAAGCTGCTCAACAACTGGAAGACGAACCAATTCAGTTTGTCTGCATAGGTGGTGGTGCTAAACGGGATGAATTGATTCAACAAGTCGATCAATTAGGACTGAGAAATTTTACATTTCTGCCATATCAAGACAAACAAGTACTTCCCTATTCATTAACGGCTTGCGATCTGTCACTCGTGAGTGTAGATGCATCTACCGAGAGTTTAGTGGTTCCTAGCAAGCTTTACTCAGCTTTAGCATCAGGAAGACCGATAGCGGTGATTTGCTCGCAGTATTCGTACCTGAGACAATTAGTTGCGGAAGCCGATTGCGGTGGCACTTTTGACAATGGAGACAGTCATGCTCTAGCTCAATTTATCCGCTTACTGAGTCGGGATCGGCAATTAGCAGAGCGTATGGGCAAGGCGGGTCGTCAGTATTTGCGATCGCATTTCACACCTAAAATTATTTCTCAACAATACCTTGATGTCTTGCAGCAAGCAATCTTACCTGATGGTGTGATAGCTATGTCTCAAAGCCA